In Zea mays cultivar B73 chromosome 7, Zm-B73-REFERENCE-NAM-5.0, whole genome shotgun sequence, the following proteins share a genomic window:
- the LOC100279224 gene encoding tetratricopeptide repeat domain-containing protein PYG7, chloroplastic yields the protein MARLLLFPSQACVDPGRHLLLHPPVSRPRAVRSGPPPAAPRRTGVVSLPGRCPPPLCWNHHPFLPCRSSKRGWVVFASENVQEISSHLPRKDERRSGNLLLRFSALPYCTMAWLSTAQLAQSSVGEKLNMVYEVGELFELGIQLSYLLILIGLLGAGTFFVIRQVLVRRELDLSAKELQEQVRSGDASATEYFELGAVMLRRKFYPAAIKYLQQAIDKWDRDEQDLAQVYNALGVSYKRENKLDKAIQQFQKAVELQPGYVTAWNNLGDAYEQQKDLKSALKAFEEVLLFDPNNKVARPRVDDLRPRVSMYKGVPVKSEKR from the exons ATGGCGCGCCTGCTCCTCTTCCCATCCCAAGCGTGCGTCGATCCTGGCCGCCACCTCCTCCTCCACCCGCCGGTCTCCAGGCCCCGTGCTGTCCGGTCTGGGCCTCCTCCCGCCGCGCCACGCCGCACCGGGGTCGTCTCTCTTCCCGGCCGTTGCCCACCGCCCCTTTGCTGGAACCACCATCCATTTCTTCCTT GCAGATCATCAAAGAGAGGATGGGTCGTTTTTGCTTCAGAAAACGTACAAG AAATTTCTTCTCACCTTCCTCGCAAGGATGAAAGGAGAAGTGGGAATTTGCTTCTGCGATTCAGTGCACTCCCATATTGCACTATGGCTTGGTTGAGCACTGCTCAATTAGCACAATCTAGTGTTGGGGAAAAGCTAAATATGGTTTATGAGGTCGGGGAGCTGTTTGAGCTGGGAATTCAGCTGTCTTATCTGCTCATACTTATTGGACTGCTTGGAGCTGGTACATTTTTTGTTATCCGTCAGGTTCTTGTTCGTAGGGAGCTTGATCTTTCTGCCAAAGAGTTGCAA GAACAAGTGAGAAGCGGTGATGCAAGTGCTACTGAGTATTTTGAGCTTGGAGCAGTCATGCTACGGAGAAAATTTTATCCAGCTGCTATCAAATATCTGCAGCAAGCAATTGACAAATGGGACAGAGACGAGCAAGATCTTGCGCAG GTCTACAATGCCCTGGGGGTCAGCTACAAGCGAGAGAACAAACTTGACAAGGCGATTCAGCAGTTTCAGAAGGCCGTGGAGCTCCAGCCAGGCTATGTGACAGCTTGGAACAACCTGGGTGACGCATATGAGCAGCAGAAGGACCTGAAATCGGCTCTCAAGGCCTTCGAGGAGGTCCTCCTCTTTGATCCCAACAACAAGGTTGCAAGGCCACGCGTCGATGACCTCAGGCCGCGCGTGAGCATGTACAAGGGTGTGCCTGTAAAATCCGAAAAGCGATAG